In Zingiber officinale cultivar Zhangliang chromosome 8B, Zo_v1.1, whole genome shotgun sequence, a single genomic region encodes these proteins:
- the LOC122015273 gene encoding GTPase LSG1-1-like, with product MGGKKGAADGLGRALIKNHNQMVRDSKEKGRALHLQQRRVLESVTDVSDIDAVLEKAAEADRVYSFDNPSANVLINIDSSMNMDEMMEEERGNLRKQEEALYASSLRIPRRPPWNARMSVEELDANETKAFLEWRRNLARLEENEKLLLTPFEKNLDIWRQLWRVLERSDLIVMVVDARDPLFYRCPDLEQYARELDELKKTLLLVNKADLLPISVRRHWAEYFHQHDILFVFWSAKAASAAMEGKPFLDQFKEEITPEQPIQEDLDTKIYGREEILVRLQSEAEVITARKSRNNDNRGGKHLETSNVNSIAKQVVVGFVGYPNVGKSSTINALVGQKRTGVTSTPGKTKHFQTIVISDELILCDCPGLVFPSFSSSRYEMIASGVLPIDRMTEHREAVQVVADRVPRKVIENTYNITLPRPKSYERQSRPPLSSELLRAYCSSRGYVSSSGLPDETKAARIILKDYVDGRLSHYERPPRDKDAEVNEADDIVNSNFSSDDEPNACDPDGNCTNVEAGAQEHSLSNLLDDLKSFELAGALASKNAPVAKKKAATSSHKRQKKPQRKKDRSWRVGNDDGDGMPVVRAFQKSAVNWASIAAPNR from the exons ATGGGAGGGAAGAAGGGTGCAGCTGACGGGTTGGGCCGAGCTCTGATCAAGAACCACAACCAGATGGTACGGGATTCGAAGGAGAAGGGCCGCGCCCTACACCTCCAGCAGCGGCGGGTTCTCGAATCCGTCACGGACGTCAGCGACATCGATGCTGTCCTAGAGAAAGCCGCGGAGGCCGATCGCGTATATTCCTTCGATAATCCCTCCGCAAATGTCCTAATTAATAT AGACTCTAGCATGAACATGGATGAAATGATGGAAGAGGAGAGAGGAAATCTGAGGAAACAGGAGGAAGCTTTGTATGCTAGCAGTCTCCGGATTCCTCGCAG GCCACCTTGGAATGCTCGGATGTCTGTGGAGGAGCTtgatgctaatgaaacaaaggcTTTTCTAGAATGGCGGAGAAATCTCGCAAG ACTTGAGGAGAATGAGAAACTTTTACTCACTCCTTTTGAGAAAAATCTGGACATTTGGAGACAACTTTGGAGAGTTCTTGAAAGAAGTGACCTG ATTGTGATGGTGGTTGATGCTCGGGATCCACTATTTTATCGATGCCCGGACCTTGAG CAATATGCAAGAGAATTGGATGAGCTCAAAAAAACACTTCTACTTGTCAATAAAGCAGATCTTCTACCAATCAGTGTGAG ACGTCACTGGGCAGAGTACTTTCATCAGCATGATATTCTTTTCGTATTTTGGTCTGCtaaagctgcttctgctgctATGGAAGGCAAACCATTTCTTGATCAATTTAAAGAAGAGATAACGCCAGAACAACCCATCCAAGAAGACTTGGATACAAAAATATATGGCAGGGAAGAGATTTTGGTTCGTTTGCAGTCTGAAGCAGAAGTTATCACAGCACGGAAGTCTAGGAATAATGATAATAGAGGTGGAAAACATTTAGAAACTAGCAATGTGAATTCAATTGCCAAGCAAGTAGTTGTGGGTTTTGTTGGTTATCCTAATGTTGGCAAAAGCTCTACAATAAATGCTTTAGTTGGACAAAAGAGGACTGGTGTAACCTCTACCCCTGGTAAGACGAAGCATTTCCAAACAATTGTCATCTCTGATGAGCTTATACTTTGTGACTGCCCTGGTCTGGTGTTTCCTTCGTTTTCCAGCTCAAGGTATGAAATGATTGCATCTGGAGTTCTGCCCATTGATCGGATGACTGAGCATAGGGAGGCAGTGCAAGTTGTGGCTGATAGAGTTCCCCGGAAAGTCATTGAGAACACATACAACATCACCTTGCCAAGGCCAAAGTCTTATGAACGACAATCAAGACCACCGTTGTCTTCTGAGTTGCTTAGGGCATATTGCTCATCTCGTGGTTATGTTAGCTCAAGTGGGCTGCCAGATGAGACTAAAGCCGCACGAATAATCTTGAAAGATTATGTGGATGGGAGGCTTTCTCATTATGAAAGGCCACCTCGAGATAAAGATGCAGAAGTGAATGAAGCAGATGACATTGTCAATTCAAATTTTTCATCAGATGATGAACCAAATGCTTGTGATCCAGATGGCAACTGTACAAATGTTGAAGCTGGTGCCCAAGAACATTCTCTGAGCAATCTTCTGGATGATCTCAAATCATTTGAGTTGGCTGGTGCATTAGCATCAAAAAATGCCCCGGTAGCAAAGAAGAAAGCCGCAACCTCTTCCCATAAGCGTCAAAAGAAGCCTCAGAGGAAAAAAGATCGCTCCTGGAGGGTGGGAAATGATGATGGAGATGGGATGCCGGTTGTTAGAGCGTTCCAAAAGTCTGCCGTTAACTGGGCAAGCATTGCGGCACCCAATAGATAA